One Fusobacterium ulcerans DNA segment encodes these proteins:
- a CDS encoding prephenate dehydrogenase, which yields MINKDMKFFIVGLGLLGGAYAKALKKNGYTVYAADINEDSIEYALENNIIDEGAVSDYNSLIEKADVIISGLYPTAMVGWLRENQKYFKKGCIITDVSGVKRGIADKVQGFLSEDVEFISSHPMAGKEVSGVRNSDENIFKIANFIITPTEKNTPEGIKFARELGEILGFRNITQLSLEEHDKMIGFVSQLTHVIAVSLMNTNDNTHLVEYTGDSFRDLTRIAKINEVLWSELFLLNKEILVKEIDDFAAELNNFREKLVNEDVEGMKKLFIQSTERRKLFDRKDVKNRK from the coding sequence ATGATAAATAAAGATATGAAATTTTTCATTGTGGGATTAGGGCTTCTGGGAGGAGCTTATGCAAAAGCTCTCAAGAAAAACGGATATACTGTATATGCTGCTGATATAAATGAAGACAGTATAGAATATGCTCTTGAAAATAATATAATAGATGAAGGAGCAGTTTCTGACTATAATTCGTTGATAGAAAAAGCAGATGTGATAATATCAGGGCTTTATCCCACTGCAATGGTAGGATGGCTAAGGGAAAATCAAAAATATTTTAAAAAGGGCTGTATAATCACAGATGTCAGTGGAGTAAAAAGAGGAATAGCTGACAAAGTACAGGGATTTCTATCTGAAGATGTTGAATTTATAAGCTCTCATCCCATGGCTGGAAAAGAAGTGAGCGGTGTGAGAAACAGTGATGAGAATATTTTTAAGATAGCCAACTTCATCATTACTCCTACAGAAAAAAATACACCTGAAGGAATAAAATTTGCAAGGGAGCTGGGAGAAATACTTGGGTTTAGAAATATTACCCAGCTGTCACTTGAAGAGCATGATAAAATGATAGGGTTTGTGTCTCAGCTTACCCATGTGATAGCAGTATCTCTTATGAATACCAACGATAATACCCATCTTGTAGAATATACTGGAGATTCATTCAGAGACCTTACAAGGATAGCTAAAATTAATGAAGTTTTGTGGAGTGAACTTTTTCTTTTAAATAAGGAAATATTAGTAAAGGAGATAGATGATTTTGCAGCAGAGCTGAATAATTTTAGAGAAAAACTTGTAAATGAAGATGTGGAAGGAATGAAAAAACTCTTTATTCAGTCTACAGAGAGAAGAAAACTTTTTGACAGGAAAGATGTGAAAAATAGGAAGTAA
- the aroA gene encoding 3-phosphoshikimate 1-carboxyvinyltransferase yields MKAKIYPSKCSGQIVIPPSKSMGHRAIICASMAPGRSIIKNTAYSDDIKTTIEGMRKLGAVIEENGSTLIIDGIKDITKISDETINCNESGSTLRFFIPIFSLTGKKITFLGKNRLLKRPQKIYEDIFKEQKLHYYHDESKMEIEGKLKAGTYEIDGNISSQFISGLLFTLPLLEGDSEIKIRPPFESASYIDLTLEMLKRFGIEIFQKDELTFKIRGNQKYSPCDYTIEGDFSQLGFFAVLGAVNNDLKCLGLNHDSKQGDKAVIEILRSSGVNIENIEGGYFIHKSTPKGCEIDLADCPDLGPILNVLGMYGDGDFRIYNAGRLRYKESDRIAAMEEELLKLGVSIKTTEDEIFISGKEIYDGGIEVSGHKDHRIVMSMAVAATLMNKPVIIDGAEAVEKSYPDFFEDIEKIGVKVECYDK; encoded by the coding sequence ATGAAAGCAAAAATATATCCATCAAAATGCAGTGGGCAGATAGTTATCCCCCCTTCTAAAAGCATGGGACATAGAGCAATAATATGTGCATCAATGGCACCTGGAAGAAGCATAATAAAAAATACAGCTTATTCTGATGATATAAAAACTACAATAGAGGGAATGAGAAAACTGGGAGCTGTCATAGAGGAAAATGGAAGCACCCTCATTATAGATGGGATAAAAGATATCACAAAAATTTCAGATGAAACTATAAACTGTAATGAGTCTGGGTCAACTTTGAGATTCTTTATACCAATATTTTCCCTGACTGGAAAGAAAATAACTTTTCTTGGGAAAAACAGACTTCTGAAAAGACCTCAAAAAATATATGAGGATATATTTAAAGAGCAGAAATTACATTACTATCATGATGAATCTAAGATGGAGATAGAAGGAAAACTGAAAGCTGGAACATATGAGATAGATGGAAATATAAGCTCGCAGTTTATCAGCGGACTTCTTTTTACCCTTCCTTTGCTGGAGGGAGATTCTGAAATAAAAATAAGACCTCCTTTTGAATCAGCTTCATATATAGACCTTACTTTAGAGATGCTGAAAAGATTTGGAATAGAGATATTTCAAAAAGATGAGCTTACTTTTAAAATCAGAGGAAATCAGAAATACAGTCCTTGTGACTATACCATTGAAGGAGATTTTTCACAGCTAGGGTTCTTTGCAGTGCTGGGAGCAGTGAATAATGATCTTAAATGTCTGGGGCTGAATCATGACTCTAAGCAGGGAGACAAGGCTGTAATAGAGATATTGAGAAGCAGTGGTGTGAATATAGAGAATATAGAGGGAGGATACTTTATTCATAAAAGTACTCCTAAAGGCTGTGAAATAGACCTTGCAGATTGTCCAGACTTAGGGCCGATACTCAATGTATTGGGAATGTATGGAGATGGAGACTTCAGAATCTATAATGCTGGAAGATTGAGATACAAGGAAAGCGACAGAATAGCAGCTATGGAAGAGGAGCTTTTGAAGCTGGGAGTATCTATTAAAACTACAGAGGATGAGATTTTTATATCTGGAAAAGAGATATATGATGGAGGAATAGAGGTATCAGGGCATAAAGATCATAGAATAGTTATGAGCATGGCTGTAGCAGCTACCCTTATGAATAAACCTGTCATTATAGATGGAGCAGAGGCAGTGGAAAAGTCTTATCCTGATTTTTTTGAAGATATAGAAAAAATAGGGGTAAAGGTTGAGTGCTATGATAAATAA
- the aroF gene encoding 3-deoxy-7-phosphoheptulonate synthase, which translates to MIITLKKNTPQEEIQKMIEALESKNDVAVTLISGENYNVFGIVGDTTKIDEKALKASPYVEDVTRIAAPYKKANRLFHPEDSIIDVAGIKIGAGQKIAVIGGPCSVEGECSVMEIAKEVKEAGASMLRGGAYKPRTSPYAFQGMASEGIQCLVKARETYGLPIVSELMSADKIDEFVENVDLIQIGARNMQNFDLLKAVGKINKPILLKRGLSNTIEEWIMSAEYIMAGGNENVILCERGIRTFEKYTRNTLDLSVIPIIKQKTHLPIIIDPSHATGNWEYVESMALAAIAAGADGLIIEVHNDPEHAWSDGAQSLKPKKFKHLIEQGRKIAKVIGRDM; encoded by the coding sequence ATGATAATAACTTTAAAGAAAAACACACCACAAGAAGAAATTCAAAAGATGATTGAGGCTTTAGAAAGTAAGAACGATGTAGCAGTAACTCTTATATCTGGAGAAAATTACAATGTATTTGGTATAGTGGGAGATACTACAAAAATAGATGAGAAAGCATTGAAGGCAAGTCCATATGTTGAAGATGTAACTAGAATAGCAGCACCATATAAAAAAGCCAACAGACTTTTCCATCCAGAAGACAGCATTATTGATGTAGCTGGAATCAAAATAGGAGCAGGACAAAAAATTGCTGTAATAGGAGGACCTTGTTCTGTAGAGGGAGAGTGCTCTGTTATGGAGATAGCAAAGGAAGTAAAAGAAGCAGGAGCTTCTATGCTGAGAGGAGGAGCTTACAAACCTCGTACATCGCCATATGCTTTTCAGGGAATGGCCAGTGAAGGAATTCAATGTCTAGTAAAAGCAAGAGAAACTTATGGGCTTCCAATAGTCAGCGAACTTATGAGTGCAGATAAAATAGATGAATTTGTTGAAAATGTAGACCTTATTCAAATAGGGGCAAGAAATATGCAGAACTTTGATCTGTTAAAAGCAGTAGGAAAAATAAATAAACCTATTCTTTTAAAAAGAGGGTTATCAAATACAATAGAAGAATGGATAATGTCAGCTGAATATATTATGGCTGGAGGAAATGAAAATGTAATACTTTGTGAAAGAGGAATCAGAACTTTTGAAAAATATACTAGAAATACTCTTGATCTTAGCGTTATCCCTATCATTAAACAAAAAACACATCTTCCTATAATAATTGATCCTTCTCATGCTACTGGAAACTGGGAATATGTAGAATCAATGGCATTGGCAGCTATTGCAGCTGGGGCAGACGGACTTATTATAGAGGTGCATAATGACCCTGAGCATGCTTGGAGTGATGGAGCTCAATCATTGAAACCTAAAAAATTCAAGCATTTAATAGAGCAGGGAAGAAAAATAGCAAAAGTTATTGGAAGAGATATGTAA
- the aroC gene encoding chorismate synthase gives MQSTIGNSIKLSLFGESHGTAIGIVIDGLAPGIKLDTDFIQEQLEKRKPKGKISTQRHEADDFKIVSGYFNGYTTGTPLCLIIENKSQMSRDYEKTKSIMRPSHADYTADAKYMGYQDYRGGGHFSGRITAPLVAAGAIFIQVLRSKGIEIGTHILKCRNEKDKSFSSEESVLLKEIREVNAKYFPVIEEAAEEKMKKLIEKAGEELDSVGGILETAVTGLPAGIGEPYFNSVESVLSHLIYSIPAVKGIEFGAGFAVTEMYGSEANDSFYYENGEVKTKTNNNGGINGGISNSMPLIMKIAVKPTPSIYKEQESVDIAKKENVKFNIEGRHDPAIIHRARVVVDSMTAFGLLDLICMRYGYMWMTDKK, from the coding sequence ATGCAGAGTACAATAGGGAATAGTATAAAACTCAGTCTTTTTGGAGAATCACATGGGACAGCTATTGGAATCGTGATAGATGGGCTAGCTCCGGGAATAAAATTAGATACTGACTTTATACAAGAACAGCTGGAGAAAAGGAAGCCAAAGGGAAAAATATCTACTCAAAGACACGAAGCAGATGATTTTAAAATAGTCAGCGGATATTTCAATGGATATACAACAGGAACACCATTATGCCTCATAATTGAAAATAAATCACAAATGAGCAGAGATTATGAGAAAACTAAGAGTATAATGAGGCCTTCTCATGCTGATTATACAGCAGATGCAAAATATATGGGATATCAGGACTATAGAGGAGGAGGACATTTCTCTGGAAGAATAACAGCACCTCTGGTAGCAGCAGGGGCAATATTTATTCAGGTACTCAGATCTAAAGGAATAGAAATAGGAACTCACATATTAAAATGCAGAAATGAGAAAGATAAGAGTTTTTCTTCTGAAGAAAGCGTGTTATTGAAGGAGATAAGGGAAGTAAATGCAAAATATTTTCCTGTGATAGAGGAAGCTGCTGAAGAGAAAATGAAAAAACTTATAGAAAAAGCTGGAGAGGAGCTGGACTCAGTAGGAGGAATACTAGAAACTGCTGTGACAGGACTTCCAGCAGGAATAGGAGAACCTTATTTTAATTCTGTAGAAAGTGTACTTTCTCACCTAATATATTCTATACCAGCAGTGAAAGGGATAGAATTTGGAGCTGGATTTGCAGTGACAGAGATGTATGGAAGTGAAGCAAATGACAGCTTCTATTATGAAAATGGAGAAGTAAAAACTAAAACAAATAATAATGGAGGGATTAATGGAGGAATATCTAACTCTATGCCCCTTATAATGAAGATTGCTGTAAAACCTACACCATCAATATATAAGGAGCAGGAAAGTGTAGATATAGCTAAGAAGGAAAATGTAAAATTTAATATAGAAGGAAGACATGACCCAGCTATAATACACAGAGCAAGAGTGGTTGTAGATTCTATGACAGCTTTTGGGCTTCTTGATCTCATCTGCATGAGATATGGCTATATGTGGATGACAGATAAAAAATAG
- the aroB gene encoding 3-dehydroquinate synthase, which yields MKLRIDLKEKSYDIHIEKGILYRIKEYIDLNRKVMIVTDTGVPKKYTDILKAQCSDGYSIIVEQGEGAKSFRVFEEVCQKLLEYGFHRKDLVIALGGGVVGDLAGFSAASYMRGIDFINIPTTTLSQIDSSIGGKTAINLGDTKNIIGAFYQPKGVFIDPEVLETLPKRHYYNGLVEALKAGLIYDEKLFEIFEEKDIDSSLQEIIYRALLVKKDVVEKDEREENLRKILNFGHTIGHGIEGFFHLKDVLHGEGVAMGMLPMIENEELRERTKNILKKMNIDTEIKYDCDKVFELMLKDKKADQDKITLVKVRELGKAELVKVPMEECKNYLK from the coding sequence ATGAAACTGAGAATAGATCTTAAAGAAAAAAGTTATGATATTCATATTGAAAAAGGGATACTTTATAGAATAAAAGAATATATAGACTTAAATAGAAAAGTTATGATAGTGACAGATACAGGAGTTCCTAAAAAATATACAGATATATTAAAAGCTCAATGTTCTGATGGTTATTCAATTATTGTAGAACAGGGAGAGGGAGCAAAGAGTTTTAGAGTATTTGAAGAAGTATGTCAAAAACTCCTTGAATATGGCTTTCATAGAAAAGATCTTGTAATAGCTCTGGGAGGGGGAGTGGTAGGGGATCTTGCAGGATTCTCAGCTGCTTCATACATGAGAGGAATAGATTTCATAAATATACCGACAACTACACTTTCTCAGATAGACAGCTCTATTGGAGGGAAAACAGCAATAAATCTGGGAGATACTAAAAATATAATAGGAGCTTTTTATCAGCCGAAAGGAGTATTCATAGACCCGGAAGTTTTAGAGACTCTTCCTAAAAGGCACTATTACAATGGACTGGTTGAAGCTTTGAAAGCTGGGCTTATATACGATGAAAAACTCTTTGAAATATTTGAAGAGAAAGATATAGACAGCAGTCTTCAAGAGATAATCTATAGAGCACTTTTAGTAAAAAAAGATGTAGTTGAAAAAGATGAGAGAGAGGAAAATCTTAGAAAAATATTGAACTTTGGTCATACTATCGGCCATGGAATAGAAGGGTTCTTCCATTTGAAAGATGTACTTCATGGAGAGGGAGTGGCTATGGGAATGCTTCCTATGATAGAGAATGAAGAACTTAGAGAGAGAACTAAAAATATATTGAAAAAGATGAATATAGATACAGAGATAAAATATGATTGTGATAAAGTATTTGAACTTATGCTCAAAGATAAAAAAGCTGATCAGGATAAGATAACTCTGGTAAAAGTAAGAGAGCTGGGAAAAGCTGAACTGGTAAAAGTTCCAATGGAGGAATGTAAAAATTATCTGAAATAG
- a CDS encoding chorismate mutase encodes MNKLEEARKIINEVDKEVAALFQKRMQAVEDVILYKLENDMPIFDSGREKQVIEKNCAYITEEKYIESYKEFIQNLMDTSKRYQASIINKGVVAYQGTMGAFSHIASKKVFPDSKLKSYATFEDVFKAVADGGAAYGVIPFENSYTGEVGEVLDLLSKYDCHISGIYDLKIDQNLLGLKNAEIKDIEKVYSHHQALSQCQTFLKGTNFEAIPYPNTALAAKFVSEAGDIHKAAIASRETAELYGLKILVENINTSTENTTRFIILTKKLEEKGDRFNLLFTVDHNAGQLAHIIQIVAEHGFNMESIRSRSLHNLPWQYFFYVEIVGDLREQRTKDLIEAMRKNCKDLKILGSYSVK; translated from the coding sequence ATGAATAAATTGGAAGAAGCCAGAAAGATCATAAATGAAGTAGACAAAGAAGTTGCAGCTCTTTTCCAAAAAAGAATGCAGGCTGTAGAAGATGTCATTTTATACAAACTGGAAAATGATATGCCTATTTTTGACAGTGGAAGAGAAAAACAGGTAATAGAAAAAAACTGTGCTTATATCACAGAGGAAAAATATATTGAATCATACAAGGAATTTATTCAAAATCTTATGGATACTTCTAAGAGATATCAGGCATCTATCATCAACAAAGGTGTTGTTGCATATCAAGGAACTATGGGAGCATTCTCTCATATTGCCTCAAAAAAAGTTTTCCCAGATTCAAAATTAAAGTCATACGCAACTTTTGAAGATGTATTCAAAGCTGTTGCTGATGGGGGAGCAGCATATGGAGTTATTCCTTTTGAAAATTCATATACAGGAGAAGTGGGAGAAGTTCTTGATCTGCTTTCAAAATATGACTGCCATATCTCTGGAATCTATGATTTAAAAATAGATCAAAATTTATTGGGATTAAAAAATGCAGAAATAAAAGATATAGAAAAAGTTTATTCACATCATCAGGCACTGTCACAATGTCAGACGTTCTTAAAAGGAACTAACTTTGAGGCTATTCCTTATCCTAATACTGCCCTTGCAGCTAAATTTGTAAGCGAAGCAGGAGACATCCATAAAGCTGCTATTGCCAGCAGAGAAACTGCTGAACTTTATGGTTTAAAAATTCTTGTTGAAAATATAAATACAAGTACAGAAAACACTACAAGATTTATTATACTGACTAAAAAACTTGAAGAAAAAGGAGATAGATTTAATCTTCTCTTTACTGTTGACCACAACGCTGGACAGCTGGCACACATTATTCAGATAGTAGCTGAGCATGGATTCAATATGGAAAGCATCAGATCTCGTTCTCTTCACAATCTTCCTTGGCAGTATTTCTTCTATGTAGAAATAGTAGGAGATTTGAGAGAACAAAGAACAAAAGATTTAATAGAAGCTATGAGAAAAAATTGTAAAGACCTTAAAATATTAGGAAGTTATTCTGTTAAATAA
- a CDS encoding YcxB family protein: MEILFENRYYSDKKVLLEYVKDVHCKFPRRLGFLFVLIAAFYTYLTLFKMSSLRLVMAVLTILIFIVSLRLIFYHLVYLKNMKKSSLNLHNGQMPESVLQFTDNGIALKEGKISMEFEYNQIKEIKEYKVAYVLMIGKKQGIILKKDSFSIGTFEEFKKFINEKIK; encoded by the coding sequence ATGGAAATATTATTTGAAAATAGATATTACTCTGATAAAAAAGTTCTGCTTGAATATGTAAAAGATGTTCATTGTAAATTTCCCAGAAGACTTGGATTTTTATTTGTGCTTATTGCAGCATTCTATACTTACCTTACATTATTCAAGATGAGCAGTTTACGTTTGGTTATGGCTGTGCTGACTATATTAATATTTATTGTTTCATTGCGATTAATTTTTTATCATTTAGTTTATCTGAAAAATATGAAAAAATCTTCTCTTAATCTACATAATGGACAGATGCCTGAATCTGTTTTGCAATTTACAGATAATGGCATTGCTTTAAAAGAAGGCAAAATTTCAATGGAGTTTGAATATAATCAAATCAAGGAAATAAAAGAATATAAGGTGGCTTATGTCTTAATGATTGGAAAAAAACAAGGAATAATATTAAAAAAAGACAGCTTTTCAATTGGAACTTTTGAAGAGTTTAAAAAATTCATAAATGAAAAAATAAAATAA
- the mtnK gene encoding S-methyl-5-thioribose kinase, protein MNKYLEHFRMSAADAVEYTKYFGIFPDDAELRGEEIGDGNINYIFRVIEDKTGKSVVLKQADKFLRSSGRPLDLDRSRIEAEILKLEGEYAPEFVPEIYRYDDIMCVIVMEDISEYKNLRKELIDGKIFEKFAEEISSFLADTLLPTTDLVLDRAEKKDRVKAFINKELCDISECLVFTEPYVNDRDRNIVIPENMEFVKKYLYEDKELHVEAAKLKNNFMNNAQALIHGDLHSGSIFINERGMKVIDPEFSFYGPMGYDIGNVIGNLFFSLVNRKYLMEDGEKKEKFIQWLTETIENIFDMFVVKFHKKYKEIVKDPLYVNEGFENWYLGEILADSVGSAGMEIIRRVVGDSKVMEVTSIEDTEKRVKVERELIQIGIRFVKDRYKIKSGKDLI, encoded by the coding sequence ATGAATAAATATTTAGAGCATTTTCGTATGTCAGCAGCAGATGCTGTTGAATATACAAAATATTTTGGAATTTTTCCAGATGATGCTGAGCTTAGGGGCGAAGAAATTGGAGATGGAAATATAAACTATATTTTCAGAGTCATAGAAGATAAAACTGGAAAGTCTGTTGTATTGAAACAGGCAGATAAATTTTTACGTTCATCTGGACGTCCTTTGGATTTGGACAGAAGTAGAATTGAAGCAGAAATATTGAAGCTGGAAGGGGAATATGCTCCTGAATTTGTACCTGAAATATATCGTTATGACGATATCATGTGTGTAATAGTAATGGAGGATATTTCTGAATATAAGAATCTAAGAAAAGAGCTTATAGATGGGAAAATATTTGAAAAATTTGCAGAGGAGATAAGCAGTTTCCTAGCAGATACCCTTCTTCCAACAACAGATCTGGTACTGGACAGAGCAGAGAAAAAAGACAGAGTAAAAGCTTTTATAAATAAAGAATTGTGTGATATATCAGAATGTCTTGTATTTACAGAACCTTATGTGAATGACAGAGATAGAAATATAGTTATTCCAGAAAATATGGAGTTTGTAAAAAAATATTTATATGAAGATAAAGAGCTTCATGTTGAAGCAGCAAAACTTAAAAATAATTTTATGAATAATGCTCAGGCTTTAATACATGGAGATCTTCATTCAGGGTCTATATTTATCAACGAAAGAGGAATGAAGGTAATTGATCCGGAATTTTCTTTCTATGGGCCTATGGGATATGATATTGGAAACGTAATAGGAAATCTTTTCTTCTCTTTGGTAAATAGAAAGTATCTTATGGAAGATGGAGAAAAGAAAGAGAAATTTATCCAATGGCTTACTGAGACTATTGAAAATATTTTTGATATGTTTGTTGTAAAATTCCATAAAAAATATAAGGAGATAGTAAAAGATCCTCTTTATGTAAATGAAGGCTTTGAAAACTGGTATCTTGGAGAAATATTGGCTGATTCAGTAGGGTCGGCAGGGATGGAAATCATCAGAAGAGTAGTGGGCGATTCTAAGGTGATGGAAGTTACAAGTATTGAGGATACAGAAAAAAGAGTAAAAGTTGAGAGGGAGCTTATACAAATAGGAATAAGATTTGTAAAAGACAGATATAAAATAAAATCAGGAAAAGACTTGATTTAA